ATAGGAGAAAAATCGATGCCTGTCATGGGCAGGTATCTCCTGAACGGACTCATCATGGGTTCTGTAACGCCATAAAGAAACTGCACAATAGGATTGTAAGGATCAGGATTCACCCAGCTCAGCAGCGCCCGGATGATCACCATCCACATCAAAATAACAAGCACAAAGTCCAGAATCTGCGCTACGGCAGTAAACAGGTTTCCTATGACAAACATGCTAACCTCCGAGTTGTTTGGACCTGCGGGCTGCCGCGCTCACCGCCGCGTACACTGCCTTGTTCAGGCCCGACTTCTGAAAAGATTTCAGAGCCGCTTCGGTCGTTCCCCCCTTGGAAGCCACGGCTTTGACCAACTCCTTTGCGGACAGACTCCCCCCGGCCAGGAGCGCGCCGCTGCCCACGGCTGTAGAACAAGCCAGGGCTTCAGCCATCGCAGCAGGCAAACCCAAACGCACACCTGCGCTCGCCAGCAAATCGGTAAGCAAAAAATAATAGGCTGGACCACTCCCGCTGAGTGCTGTCAC
The DNA window shown above is from Candidatus Omnitrophota bacterium and carries:
- a CDS encoding YggT family protein; this encodes MFVIGNLFTAVAQILDFVLVILMWMVIIRALLSWVNPDPYNPIVQFLYGVTEPMMSPFRRYLPMTGIDFSPILVLLVIMFSRWFIVRTLFDLGMRMS
- a CDS encoding pyrroline-5-carboxylate reductase codes for the protein KPQDLPGLFPELRAGLNRGTLIVSIAAGVKLSGLHQGLPPRTAVIRAMPNLPATVGQGMTVLAAGRYAGPAAVNKAKSLFASVGEVWVGKESQLDAVTALSGSGPAYYFLLTDLLASAGVRLGLPAAMAEALACSTAVGSGALLAGGSLSAKELVKAVASKGGTTEAALKSFQKSGLNKAVYAAVSAAARRSKQLGG